The window TGAGTTGTTTttgagttttgcgcttagcaacacattttgatatataaaatgaataaaacttcAAGAGTGCCTGTAATAATAAAGTTGACAGAGAAAATAATACTGAATAGTACTGATGTAGTATttcaatgtttaaataaataaatgttacattcGACACGAATTCGTATCTCTGAATGTGTAAGTAATTCAAGAACAAAAACTAAGTACCCCACTTATCCCAAACTAAGCTCAGATGGGACAAAGGATAAAAAACAAAGGTTCTTTTATTTAACAGGAATAAAACTAGTTTTGGATCTGGTGCCGAATCACACATCAAACGAGAGCGTATGGTTCCAAGAGGCACTCAATGGTAACGAGAAATATTACAATTACTTCGTCTGGGAAGACGCGGTGATCGATGAAAATGGGGACAGGCAGCCGCCGAATAATTGGGTGAGTATTTATGAAGtgtgttcatattttatttaacgaaaGAGACGAATGAAATTTCCGTTTAACTGCTATTAAACTTTAGGGAGATAACTAATAACCTCTCATTAAAGTAGATAGTTAACATAACCAAAACCATTAAGGTTTTTCTAAGAATCAAGCTGTTTGAGTATACACATTTTTCCGCAGTTATTCTCTTGACTAGTAGGTTGGCAGCCGAATTCCTCAATCACGATTGGTATTCGTTACTATAGATTACGTATTTCTATTTACAAATTCACAGAGAAGCCACTTCAGAGGCAGCGCTTGGGAATGGAGGGACGAAGTTGGGCAGTATTACTTGCATCAATTCGTTGTTGGACAACCTGACCTAAACTACCGTAATCCTGAAGTAGTTGAAGAAATGAAGGTAACTGGTGCAGAACACTTAGTTGAAATAGAAAAGCCCGATTTCACCACTACTGGATGAGTAGTAGCTTCATAAATTTAAACTATTAATGTGCCACTGCTGGGTcaagggcaagggtctcctcccgtaatgagggaagggtcaggccttgagtcttaaaaagtattaaatatacagatTTTATCAATAAGAAAGTTAATGCGAATATTATCCATAACTCGTGAAACCGTCCTTTAATCTTTCTATTCATTCAAATCGTTAAATCCAGGGTCATTAaactttacatatatttttttttactttcacagAATATCATTCGTTTCTGGCTCGACAAAGGTATTGCTGGCTTCAGGGTTGACGCTGTCAACTGCTTATTCGAAGTGGACAAGAATCTCTTCGGGGGCAAATACCCCGACGAGCCACTATCTGGAAACCTTGACGTCCATCCCGACTCCCATGACTACTTAAGCCACATCTACACTAAAGACCAAAATGAGACCTATTACATGGTATACGAATTCAGAGATGTCTTCGACGAGTTCACAGCCAAAGATGGTTTGACCAGAGTCATGATGACTGAAGTATACGCTTCCATACAAGACGTGATGAGATATTACGGTGAAGGTGATTTGTTGGGTGCTCAAATACCTTTTAATTTCGATTTGATCACTGATGTTGATGCGTCATCGTCAGCCAATGATATTAAATATACGATTGATAAGTTTATGACTTACAAACCAGTGGATAAGGAAGCCAATTGGGTGGTAAGTATCAGTTAAGTTTTATGTTATACTAACTGATCCAAAATCCTAAGGGATTAATGTCTTATTtcgtgtttttaaataatgttatcttTTACTAGCCTAATGATGGATAATGGTCTTCTCCTGGAATGAGGAAGGGGCTAGTTTCTGAATCGAccacaaaatacttttaagaaCTACAACTCTACTAAATTTCATCCACACTGTTTCAGCCGTTTTcacgtaaaataaatacaaacaaaaacacttttacTTTGCTTATTGATAGAAGTAAGGAGTGAATAAATTGGAAATGTTTCTCAGGTCGGTAACCATGACAACAAACGGATGGCGACAAGATACGGCCCATCTTTGGTTGATGGAATGAATATGATTGTGTTGCTGCTTCCGGGTGTCGGAGTAACTTATATGGTGAGTTTGTGATACTATTGTTCAACTGTCGAAATGAAGgataaatgcattaaaattttgacatttgacataCATTtatagcacgattttctacagttacctacttgaaaaaaatatacaaattacgCTAGACTTGCTGATCGGTACCgagattctctacagtcgctaTTATCAAGTAGCTgatatttgacattaaaatctACCGCAATAACTCGCACAGTACCCGCTATAGATGCTGatcaaatcaaacaaatttctcgatagctagttgTCGATTTTGTAGtggatagtggtagaaaatcgcgcttcaGTCTTTCACGTAAAATATATCGATAGCGACTCGGATGTTGATAGGAAATCGCTTCTCAGACATGTTTAGCAGCATTATGCATTATCTTTTGTAGATAGATTTAGATAAAGTTGTTGTTTTGTGTATATTGCTATCTACGTTACAATAACTGGTTAcgaaaaaaacatgttttttaggatttatttatattatcacaCCTGACATACAACCGGTGTTGTAGCCAAAAGTATGTTATTTACACTTGCAAGTTTCAATATAGAAGTTATGCCCATGTAATTCAAAAGAGGCAAGCCTATTGGtcaaagaaaaaagaaatctGGGACTTCATGATCACATACACTTTTGATTAGATCACAAattcaataaacatatttttttcttatttaagatACGTTTTTAAATCATCTCATGCATTATGGACTTGTAAGGAAATGAAAGTATGTTTTTGTCgttataaatattgcaatataattctatttataGGGTGAAGAGCTCGGCATGGTTGACGGCTACGTCAGTTGGGAGGATACAGTCGACCCGTCTGGATGTAACACTAATGATCCCATCAATTATGCAGATTCATCTCGGGACCCGTGCAGAACACCGTTCCAATGGAACGCTGAGAAAAACTCTGGtaggttttataatattaatagttaagAACACAGATTAAGGTTTTTATAAACTTACGTAGAGAATTCATAGAAAAACTTATAATAGTGTCAGTTATTTTGGTTTAGCAAATGGATCacagttttatgttattaattttgaatattagcAATAATCTTTTCGGAGATCAACGACCGAATGTAGAAGCATTCAATTGCAGGTGATGCCCAAAATAATTTCTGTCGCGAAGATGTAACATCTTTGTTACATCTGTTTGTTACATCAGCATGATAAAGTATTCAAACGTTGTTTATAAGGTTTGCAagttactaaattaattaattgttatttaagtacGAGTCGAGATCCGGTTCCGGTGCTCGAAGCGTAAACATTGTTGTAGTACAGATCCTCCAACTTATTGtgattaaaaatcatttacgaACTGTTGGACACGATAAATAGTTGAAAACACAATCTTAACGTGTAGTGGACTTGTGTAAATATTAACTAACAGTGCAATTAAAGTGAATGTGAGAAAAAGTAAAACTGATTATAAAAACCAACGATTACCGAAGTGAGGTTAGAAATTGATTGTGACATTAGTAGACACTGTCAACTGTCAAGTCAACTTGACAGGATCGATATCATTCGTTCATTGCGTCGGTGTTGCCAACACGAAAAATTTCTACCGCTGCGAttcattttacacaaaaattaaaacttaaacatgGAAGATCAATTCGAAATCTTGTTtgagaaaatgaaaattgaaatgcAGAAACAGACGCTTGAACTGAAGGAATCTATAACTAATTCAGTCATGGAAAAAATGGATGAAAAAATAAAGCCTATTATAgcagaaaataaagatttaaaggaAAAAGTAATAAGCCTTGAGAAAGAGATAGAATATATGAAAagagataagaagaaaaacaacattattatttttggattacAAGAGGAAGAAGAATCAACGACAGGATTAATAGAAGTGGTGaagaacatatttaataaagacttaaatataaatattggggattttgaaataaatcaaatttttcgCATCGGCAAGAAAAGCCCAGGCAGAAAACCGAGACCGGTTTTGCTCTCTCTTGTCAATTCATGGAAGAAAACTGAGATACTGAGAGTTCGGAAAAATCTGAAAGACATATATATAACAGAAGACTATTCTAAAGAAGTATTGGAGAAgaggaaaatgttacaaacaaaattgaaagaGGAAAGGATAAAAGGGAATTTTGCATATCTCAGGTACGATAAGC of the Anticarsia gemmatalis isolate Benzon Research Colony breed Stoneville strain chromosome 3, ilAntGemm2 primary, whole genome shotgun sequence genome contains:
- the LOC142987658 gene encoding maltase A1-like translates to MKAVLLLPLLLVLCSGNVVKNDNERDQDWWETTIFYQIYPRSFADSDGDGIGDLNGITSKLGYLKELGVGAVWLSPMFQSPMYDFGYDISDFYAVHDEYGTMEDFENLIAAANELGIKLVLDLVPNHTSNESVWFQEALNGNEKYYNYFVWEDAVIDENGDRQPPNNWRSHFRGSAWEWRDEVGQYYLHQFVVGQPDLNYRNPEVVEEMKNIIRFWLDKGIAGFRVDAVNCLFEVDKNLFGGKYPDEPLSGNLDVHPDSHDYLSHIYTKDQNETYYMVYEFRDVFDEFTAKDGLTRVMMTEVYASIQDVMRYYGEGDLLGAQIPFNFDLITDVDASSSANDIKYTIDKFMTYKPVDKEANWVVGNHDNKRMATRYGPSLVDGMNMIVLLLPGVGVTYMGEELGMVDGYVSWEDTVDPSGCNTNDPINYADSSRDPCRTPFQWNAEKNSGFSTADKTWLPVADGYETLNVEAQKAAERSHYKVYQALAKLRQDKVFRYGRYDSVAFNKDVFVFRRWYNDETYLVVVNMRDTDYEIDLTYFENVIGDVSVVLRSIQSPKNEGDVFNASSVPVVGYEGIVLKL
- the LOC142987659 gene encoding uncharacterized protein LOC142987659, whose amino-acid sequence is MEDQFEILFEKMKIEMQKQTLELKESITNSVMEKMDEKIKPIIAENKDLKEKVISLEKEIEYMKRDKKKNNIIIFGLQEEEESTTGLIEVVKNIFNKDLNINIGDFEINQIFRIGKKSPGRKPRPVLLSLVNSWKKTEILRVRKNLKDIYITEDYSKEVLEKRKMLQTKLKEERIKGNFAYLRYDKLVVKENNASNEKRKRGEAYSPGDNTQTKKQQVWTPSHTNRRNAFDVMRGRSNSLSCPKADNRQ